One genomic region from Mesorhizobium terrae encodes:
- a CDS encoding alpha/beta fold hydrolase, whose product MPIAEYTIPGMLVRDHVVAVPLDWSKPDGAAIEVFAREIVDPARRSEDLPVLCFLQGGPGGKSPRPTRGSPAWLAEALKTHRVVLPDQRGTGRSTPIEAADMARFADGEAAADYLAHFRADSIVADFEHVRKALFCGKPWETLGQSYGGFLTMTYLSQAPEGLAACYVAGGLPSLDPSADEVYRRTYPRVVAKNAAYQRRYPQDAARLAAIADFIDSNDVRLADGDRLTVRRLQTIGLDLGMGPGFENIHWLVDEAFHGPKQDRLSEGFLSSVMGLTAFRGGPLFAALHEAIYAQGEGATNWSAERLLGDFPEFDARRRPLLFTGEMIYPWMFEEIAALRPFKAGVDALAQRRQHSQLYDPARLAANDIPLSAVIYHDDMFVDAELSLHTARHVGNLDFWITNEFEHDGIRQAGTVFRRLVDMVRDKGGPRAAA is encoded by the coding sequence ATGCCCATTGCCGAATACACCATCCCCGGAATGTTGGTACGCGACCATGTGGTTGCCGTTCCCCTCGACTGGTCGAAGCCCGATGGCGCCGCCATCGAGGTATTCGCGCGCGAGATCGTCGATCCGGCGCGCCGATCCGAGGATTTGCCGGTCCTCTGCTTTTTGCAGGGCGGTCCCGGAGGCAAGTCGCCACGGCCGACACGCGGATCGCCGGCATGGCTGGCGGAGGCGCTGAAGACGCACCGCGTCGTCCTGCCTGATCAGCGTGGTACCGGGCGCTCGACGCCGATCGAGGCGGCCGACATGGCCCGGTTCGCGGATGGCGAGGCGGCGGCCGACTATCTCGCGCATTTCCGGGCCGACTCGATCGTCGCCGATTTCGAGCATGTCAGGAAAGCGCTTTTTTGCGGCAAGCCCTGGGAAACGCTCGGCCAGAGCTATGGTGGCTTCCTGACGATGACCTATCTCAGCCAGGCGCCGGAAGGGCTGGCCGCATGCTACGTGGCCGGCGGGCTGCCCAGCCTCGACCCGTCCGCCGACGAGGTCTACCGCAGGACCTATCCGCGGGTCGTGGCCAAGAATGCCGCCTATCAACGCCGTTACCCGCAGGATGCGGCGCGGCTGGCGGCCATCGCGGATTTTATCGACAGCAATGATGTGCGCCTTGCCGACGGCGACCGCTTGACGGTCAGGCGGCTGCAGACGATCGGCCTCGACCTCGGCATGGGCCCCGGCTTCGAGAACATCCATTGGCTCGTCGACGAGGCTTTCCATGGCCCGAAACAGGACCGGCTGAGCGAAGGGTTCCTGTCGAGCGTCATGGGCCTCACCGCCTTTCGCGGCGGTCCTTTGTTTGCCGCCCTGCACGAGGCGATTTATGCGCAGGGCGAAGGGGCGACGAACTGGTCGGCTGAGAGGCTGCTCGGCGATTTCCCGGAATTCGACGCCAGGCGGCGGCCGCTGCTTTTCACCGGCGAGATGATCTACCCGTGGATGTTCGAGGAGATCGCCGCCCTTCGGCCGTTCAAAGCGGGTGTCGATGCACTGGCGCAGCGCCGGCAGCACAGCCAGCTCTACGACCCGGCGCGTCTCGCCGCCAACGACATTCCGCTTTCCGCCGTCATCTACCATGACGACATGTTCGTCGATGCAGAGCTGTCGCTGCACACGGCACGGCATGTCGGCAATCTCGACTTCTGGATCACCAACGAGTTCGAGCATGACGGCATCAGGCAGGCCGGAACGGTGTTTCGCCGCCTGGTCGACATGGTTCGCGACAAGGGCGGGCCGCGCGCGGCCGCATAA
- a CDS encoding aminopeptidase P family protein, with translation MKSTMNEAATRLVRLRSWMADAGLDGLIVPRTDAYQSEITAAHDDCLAFISGFTGSAGLALILRERALIFVDGRYQVQVRGEVDLDAFEVRHLRDEPIDRWLEERAQPGWRIGMDGIKTAFTLHDRLDAALTKRGASLVQTGSDPFDAVWDDRPPQPLGTIRAMPVAASGETSISKRRRIAGKLREMGADWLIETLPDNIAWLLNVRGSDVEMNPVPHSFLALGADGTVEWFVDARKLGNDLAAYEIADVTLTSPQRFLDRIAEISVNKVAVIDADFAPHAVRAALEAGGGTITQTSPVTLAKAIKTGAELEGYRCCHVEDGVAMTDFLAWVMQEAGRRQTASPLTELEAEARLLAFRRERPGFIEPSFRTISAAGANAAMCHYAAKPSTNAVIDGRAPYLVDSGGQYLTATTDLTRTLMLGEPSNDMRVAYTAVLKGFLSLMSVRFPTGTQGHQIDAFARRALWDVGLDYDHGTGHGVGHNLLLHEYPHRFDKRPNLYGLEPGNIMTVEPGYYKEGVFGMRVENQVEVVADGPGFCRFASLTLVPIDLAMVELTQLTPQETRWLDDYHARVRYTLEELVRPETLPFLIEQTRPMAERRRDIATGA, from the coding sequence ATGAAATCGACTATGAATGAAGCGGCGACGCGTCTCGTTCGCCTGCGCAGCTGGATGGCCGACGCCGGCCTGGACGGGCTCATCGTGCCGCGCACCGATGCCTATCAGAGCGAAATCACGGCCGCGCATGACGATTGCCTGGCCTTTATCTCGGGTTTCACTGGTTCGGCCGGTCTCGCGTTGATCCTGCGCGAGCGAGCGCTGATCTTTGTCGACGGGCGCTACCAGGTCCAGGTTCGCGGCGAGGTGGATCTGGATGCCTTCGAGGTGCGGCACCTGCGCGACGAGCCCATCGACCGATGGCTGGAAGAGAGAGCCCAACCGGGCTGGCGCATCGGCATGGACGGCATCAAGACGGCCTTCACGCTGCATGACAGGCTGGACGCGGCATTGACGAAGCGCGGTGCATCGCTTGTTCAGACCGGCAGCGACCCGTTCGACGCGGTATGGGATGACCGGCCGCCGCAGCCACTCGGGACCATCCGCGCCATGCCCGTGGCGGCATCCGGCGAGACTTCGATCAGCAAGCGCCGGCGCATCGCCGGGAAATTGCGCGAGATGGGAGCGGATTGGCTGATCGAGACGTTGCCGGACAACATTGCCTGGCTGCTCAATGTGCGCGGCTCCGATGTCGAGATGAACCCGGTGCCGCATTCGTTCCTCGCGCTTGGCGCGGATGGGACGGTGGAGTGGTTCGTCGATGCCCGCAAGCTCGGCAATGATCTGGCCGCCTATGAAATAGCCGACGTGACACTGACGTCACCGCAGCGTTTCCTCGACCGGATTGCCGAAATTTCGGTGAACAAGGTGGCGGTGATCGATGCGGATTTCGCGCCGCATGCGGTGCGCGCCGCGCTTGAGGCCGGCGGCGGTACCATTACCCAGACCAGCCCGGTTACGCTGGCGAAGGCAATCAAGACCGGAGCCGAACTCGAAGGCTATCGCTGCTGCCATGTCGAGGACGGCGTGGCGATGACCGATTTTCTAGCCTGGGTGATGCAGGAAGCGGGCAGGCGGCAGACGGCCAGCCCGTTGACCGAACTCGAGGCGGAGGCGCGATTGCTGGCCTTCCGCCGGGAGCGGCCGGGCTTCATCGAGCCAAGCTTCCGGACCATCTCGGCGGCGGGCGCCAATGCCGCGATGTGCCACTATGCGGCGAAGCCGTCGACCAATGCGGTGATTGACGGCCGGGCGCCCTATCTGGTCGATTCGGGCGGGCAATATCTGACCGCGACGACCGACCTGACGCGGACGCTGATGCTGGGCGAGCCGAGCAACGACATGCGGGTGGCCTACACGGCCGTGCTGAAAGGATTCCTGTCGCTGATGTCGGTCCGCTTTCCGACTGGGACGCAGGGCCACCAGATCGACGCCTTCGCGCGGCGCGCGCTTTGGGATGTCGGTCTGGATTACGATCATGGCACCGGCCATGGTGTCGGCCACAATCTGCTGTTGCACGAATATCCGCACCGCTTTGACAAGAGGCCGAACCTCTACGGGCTGGAGCCGGGCAACATCATGACCGTCGAACCCGGCTACTACAAGGAAGGCGTCTTCGGCATGCGGGTCGAAAACCAGGTCGAGGTGGTGGCTGACGGTCCGGGTTTCTGCCGCTTCGCCTCGCTCACGCTCGTGCCCATCGATCTCGCCATGGTTGAGCTCACGCAACTGACCCCGCAAGAGACGCGTTGGCTCGACGACTATCATGCGCGCGTCAGATATACGCTCGAGGAACTGGTGCGGCCGGAAACACTGCCTTTCCTCATCGAACAGACCCGCCCGATGGCGGAACGTCGGCGGGACATAGCCACCGGCGCCTGA
- a CDS encoding M24 family metallopeptidase, with product MPLSARPPQISVAERQQRLQKLRENMEAAGLAAVLLGSTESLRYFTGLVWHQSERLLGALVTPSGLTYIVPAFERSRVETLQHVAGDIATWEEEESPSALVRSLVGAKGRVGLDDALPLFIYHALAESLGAERLANGTRLLRDLRLCKSAAEIALIQYAMDLTLEVHRRAHAIMKPGIRASEVVRFVDEQHRALGASGGSTFCIVSFGEATSLPHGADGDQVLEKGQPILVDTGARIEGYHSDLTRSYMIDEPDADFARIWHIEREAQQAVFDSAQIGAPCRSLDDAARAVLQRHGLGPDYRLPGLPHRAGHGLGLEIHEEPYIVRGNEMPLRPGMCFSNEPMIVVPGRFGIRLEDHIFMTEDGPRWFTKPGKGPTEPFA from the coding sequence ATGCCTCTCTCAGCCCGTCCGCCACAGATTTCCGTCGCCGAAAGGCAGCAGCGGCTTCAGAAACTGCGCGAGAACATGGAAGCTGCCGGCCTCGCCGCCGTTCTGCTCGGTTCGACCGAGAGCCTCCGCTACTTCACCGGCCTTGTCTGGCACCAGAGCGAGCGGCTCCTGGGAGCGCTGGTGACACCTAGCGGGCTCACCTACATCGTGCCTGCTTTCGAGCGCAGCCGCGTCGAGACGCTGCAGCATGTCGCTGGCGACATCGCGACCTGGGAGGAAGAAGAGAGCCCCTCGGCACTGGTGCGGTCTCTCGTCGGCGCCAAGGGCCGCGTCGGGCTGGACGACGCCCTGCCGCTGTTCATCTACCACGCGCTTGCCGAGAGCCTGGGAGCCGAGCGGCTCGCCAACGGCACGCGCCTCCTTCGCGACCTGCGCCTTTGCAAGTCGGCGGCGGAAATCGCGCTGATCCAATACGCCATGGATCTCACGCTTGAAGTGCACCGGCGCGCGCATGCGATCATGAAGCCGGGTATCCGGGCCTCCGAGGTGGTGCGCTTTGTCGACGAACAGCACCGGGCGTTGGGAGCATCGGGCGGTTCGACCTTCTGCATCGTATCCTTCGGCGAGGCGACCTCGCTACCGCACGGCGCCGACGGCGACCAGGTGCTGGAGAAGGGACAACCGATCCTGGTCGATACCGGCGCGCGGATCGAGGGTTACCATTCCGACCTGACACGCAGCTACATGATCGACGAACCGGACGCGGATTTCGCGCGCATCTGGCACATCGAGCGGGAAGCGCAGCAGGCCGTTTTCGACAGCGCGCAAATTGGTGCCCCTTGCCGCAGCCTCGACGACGCGGCGCGCGCGGTGCTTCAACGTCACGGCTTGGGTCCCGACTATCGACTGCCGGGTCTGCCGCACCGGGCCGGGCACGGCCTCGGGCTGGAAATCCACGAGGAGCCCTACATCGTGCGTGGCAACGAGATGCCGCTTCGCCCGGGCATGTGTTTCTCGAACGAACCGATGATCGTCGTTCCCGGTCGCTTCGGCATCCGGCTGGAAGACCATATCTTCATGACGGAGGACGGGCCGCGCTGGTTCACGAAGCCCGGCAAGGGGCCGACCGAACCATTTGCGTAA
- a CDS encoding branched-chain amino acid ABC transporter permease, protein MADATAQPPQGRTANHAEMILIGFGIVALLALPFFVYPIFVMKMMCFALFACAFNLLLGYTGLLSFGHAAFFGGAAYFTAHAVKVWGVSPEIGILIGVAGAALLGLVIGFFAIRRQGIYFAMITLALSQMFYFFCVQARFTGGEDGIQGVPRGTFLGIFDLRDEHTMYYFVAANFLVGLFFVWRIVNSPFGLILRSIRENESRAISLGYSVQNYKLAAFVMSAALAGLAGAIKALVFQFATLTDVAWQMSGEVILMTLLGGIGTMVGPIFGAGFVVALQNLLATSDFPVTIATGLIFMICVLIFRRGIVGEIYAWLERRRSTGTN, encoded by the coding sequence ATGGCCGACGCAACCGCTCAGCCGCCCCAGGGCCGAACCGCGAACCACGCCGAAATGATCCTGATCGGGTTCGGCATCGTGGCGCTTCTGGCTCTGCCGTTCTTCGTCTACCCGATCTTCGTCATGAAGATGATGTGCTTTGCGCTGTTCGCCTGCGCCTTCAATCTTCTGCTCGGCTATACCGGCCTGCTTTCCTTCGGCCACGCCGCTTTCTTCGGCGGCGCCGCCTATTTCACCGCGCATGCCGTCAAGGTCTGGGGCGTTTCGCCGGAAATCGGCATTCTCATTGGCGTTGCCGGAGCCGCGCTGCTCGGCCTCGTCATCGGCTTCTTCGCCATCCGCCGTCAGGGCATCTATTTCGCCATGATCACGCTGGCGCTCTCGCAGATGTTCTATTTCTTCTGCGTCCAGGCCCGTTTCACCGGCGGCGAGGACGGCATCCAGGGCGTGCCGCGCGGAACCTTCCTCGGCATTTTCGACCTGCGCGACGAACACACCATGTATTATTTCGTCGCCGCCAATTTCCTGGTCGGCCTCTTCTTCGTCTGGCGCATCGTCAATTCGCCCTTCGGCCTGATCTTGCGGTCGATCCGCGAGAATGAAAGCCGGGCCATTTCGCTCGGCTATTCGGTGCAGAACTACAAGCTGGCCGCCTTCGTCATGTCGGCGGCGTTGGCGGGCCTCGCCGGCGCGATCAAGGCACTGGTCTTCCAGTTCGCCACGCTGACCGACGTCGCCTGGCAGATGTCCGGCGAGGTCATCCTGATGACCTTGCTGGGCGGCATCGGCACGATGGTCGGGCCGATCTTCGGCGCCGGCTTCGTGGTCGCGCTGCAGAACCTTTTGGCGACATCGGATTTCCCGGTCACCATCGCGACCGGGCTGATCTTCATGATCTGTGTCCTCATCTTCCGGCGCGGCATCGTCGGCGAGATTTATGCATGGCTGGAGCGCCGCCGCTCAACGGGGACAAACTAA
- a CDS encoding branched-chain amino acid ABC transporter permease, which translates to MIFGIPIQAFAGQLLVGLINGSFYAMLSLGLAIIFGLLRVINFAHGAQYMLGAFIGYLILAKLGIGYWPALILAPLAVALFGVVVERLALSRLYDVDPLYGLLFTFGLALVIEGVFRYVYGVSGNPYPVPPALAGGVNLGFMFLPIYRGWVVVASLVVCLGTWLLVEKTKFGSYLRAATENPKLVQAFGVNVPVLLTLTYGLGAGLAGLAGILAAPVYQVSPLMGSNLIIIVFAVVVVGGMGSILGAIVTGYMLGLAEGLTKVFYPEASSIVIFVIMAIVLLIRPAGLFGKDA; encoded by the coding sequence ATGATCTTCGGCATCCCCATCCAGGCCTTCGCCGGACAGTTGCTGGTCGGGCTGATCAACGGCTCGTTCTACGCCATGCTCTCGCTCGGCCTGGCCATCATCTTCGGCCTGCTGCGCGTCATCAATTTCGCGCATGGCGCGCAATATATGCTGGGCGCCTTCATCGGCTATCTGATCCTCGCCAAGCTTGGTATCGGCTACTGGCCGGCGCTGATCCTGGCACCGCTGGCGGTGGCGCTGTTCGGCGTCGTCGTCGAGCGGCTCGCCTTGTCGCGGCTCTACGATGTCGACCCGCTCTACGGCCTGCTCTTCACCTTCGGCCTGGCGCTGGTGATCGAGGGCGTGTTCCGATACGTCTACGGCGTTTCCGGCAACCCCTATCCGGTGCCGCCAGCGCTGGCCGGTGGCGTCAATCTGGGCTTCATGTTCCTGCCCATCTACCGCGGCTGGGTGGTCGTCGCCTCGCTCGTCGTATGTCTCGGCACCTGGCTCCTGGTCGAGAAAACGAAATTCGGCTCCTATCTGCGCGCCGCCACCGAGAACCCCAAGCTGGTGCAGGCTTTCGGCGTCAATGTGCCGGTGCTGCTGACGTTGACCTATGGCCTTGGCGCAGGTCTTGCCGGGCTGGCCGGCATCCTGGCTGCCCCGGTCTATCAGGTCAGCCCGCTGATGGGTTCGAACCTCATCATCATCGTCTTCGCCGTCGTGGTCGTCGGCGGCATGGGCTCGATCCTCGGCGCTATCGTCACCGGCTATATGCTCGGCCTCGCCGAAGGCCTGACCAAGGTGTTCTACCCGGAAGCCTCCAGCATCGTCATTTTCGTCATCATGGCGATCGTGCTCCTCATCCGACCCGCCGGCCTGTTTGGAAAGGATGCCTGA
- a CDS encoding ABC transporter ATP-binding protein — MNSAGPLLSVRGLNAWYGESHALHGVDLDIHQGETVTLLGRNGVGKTTTLRAIMGLIRKRTGQVSFAGKDLIRLPLHHTARAGIGYVPEERGIFSTLTVDENLMLPPVVAKDGMGVDEIFELFPNLKERRNSPGTKLSGGEQQMLAIARILRTGASTILLDEPTEGLAPVIVQRIGELLAELKRRGMTILLVEQNFRFASRIADRFYLMEHGKVLSEFPVGDLDNRMGELHDVLGV, encoded by the coding sequence ATGAATAGCGCGGGTCCGCTGCTTTCGGTGCGCGGCTTGAACGCCTGGTATGGCGAGAGCCATGCGCTGCATGGCGTCGATCTCGACATCCATCAAGGAGAGACGGTCACGCTGCTCGGCCGCAACGGCGTCGGCAAGACGACGACGCTGCGCGCCATCATGGGGCTCATCCGCAAGCGTACCGGCCAAGTGTCGTTCGCCGGCAAGGACCTGATCCGCCTGCCTTTGCACCACACCGCGCGCGCCGGCATCGGCTATGTGCCCGAGGAGCGCGGCATCTTCTCGACATTGACCGTGGACGAAAACCTGATGCTGCCCCCGGTGGTGGCCAAGGACGGCATGGGTGTCGATGAGATTTTCGAACTGTTCCCCAATCTGAAGGAGCGACGCAACAGCCCCGGCACCAAGCTCTCCGGCGGCGAGCAGCAGATGCTTGCGATCGCGCGCATCCTGCGCACCGGCGCCAGCACCATCCTGCTCGACGAGCCGACGGAGGGACTGGCGCCGGTGATCGTGCAGCGCATCGGCGAACTCCTGGCTGAATTGAAGCGCCGCGGCATGACCATCCTTCTGGTCGAGCAGAATTTCCGCTTCGCCAGCCGCATCGCCGACCGCTTCTATCTGATGGAGCACGGCAAGGTGCTGTCCGAGTTTCCGGTTGGCGACCTCGACAACCGGATGGGCGAACTGCATGACGTTTTGGGAGTCTGA
- a CDS encoding ABC transporter ATP-binding protein — protein MSTEPQPSPEPAILSARGLRRDFAGFVAVKDVDLDVHHGKIHALIGPNGAGKTTVFNLLTKFLQPTAGTITCAGIDITRTAPAKVARMGVVRSFQISATFPHLSVLDNVRVALQRPNGLATQFWRSLSTLDRLTPRAMELLHAVGLDSARHRLASDLSYGRKRVLEIATTLALDPKVLLLDEPMAGMGHEDVGTISRLVRSIAENRAVLMVEHNLSVVADIADWVTVLQRGQVLAAGDYDTVSKDERVRVAYMGTEHE, from the coding sequence TTGAGTACCGAACCCCAACCGAGCCCTGAACCGGCGATCCTGTCGGCGCGTGGATTGCGGCGCGATTTCGCCGGTTTTGTTGCCGTGAAGGATGTCGATCTCGACGTCCATCACGGCAAGATACATGCCCTGATCGGCCCCAACGGCGCCGGCAAGACGACCGTCTTCAACCTTCTAACCAAGTTCCTGCAGCCGACCGCGGGCACGATCACATGCGCCGGTATCGACATCACCAGGACTGCGCCGGCCAAGGTGGCGCGCATGGGCGTCGTGCGCTCGTTCCAGATATCGGCAACCTTTCCGCATCTCAGCGTGCTCGACAATGTTCGGGTGGCGCTGCAGCGGCCCAACGGACTGGCCACGCAGTTCTGGCGTTCGCTCTCCACGCTCGACCGGCTGACGCCGAGGGCGATGGAGCTTCTGCACGCAGTCGGCCTGGACAGCGCCAGACATAGGCTGGCCTCCGACCTCTCCTATGGGCGCAAGCGCGTGCTGGAGATCGCCACCACGCTGGCACTCGACCCCAAGGTGCTGCTACTCGACGAGCCGATGGCGGGCATGGGGCACGAGGATGTCGGCACGATCTCCAGGCTGGTCCGCTCGATAGCCGAGAACCGTGCCGTGCTGATGGTGGAGCATAATCTGTCCGTTGTCGCGGACATCGCCGACTGGGTGACGGTCTTGCAGCGCGGCCAGGTACTGGCGGCCGGAGACTATGACACGGTCAGCAAGGACGAGCGCGTGCGTGTCGCCTATATGGGGACCGAGCATGAATAG